The sequence GATCGCGCCGAGGACCACGTTGCGGCGGAAGCCACCGAGTGACCGGACGATCTCGTAGGCCAGCGACGTCAGCGCCGCGTACAGCGCGACGATGTAGAGGGGAATGCGGTCGTCCACCAGCTGGACGGTGAAGACGTTGTGGGCGAACAGGTCGTGCATGGTGTCGGGCAGGCCGAGTGACCGGGAGAAGAACAGGGTCGGTTCGGTGACGGCGAGGTAGACGATCGCCCCGAACCAGACCGCCAGGTTCGACGGGTCGCCGTGGCGGCGCCAGCGCCGGATGGCGTGGACCAGCGCGAGGACCGCGCCGGCGATCAGCAGGGCCTCGACGACGGGAAGGGTCCAGTTGGCCAGGCCGAACGGGTCGCGTACGTGGACGACGGGTTCGACCGAGGCGCAGGAGAAGCTCCCGATCCTCCTGGCCAGCTGTTCGAAGGCCGGGCTGCAGTCGGCGGCCATCCGCTGTCCTCAGTCCGTTTTGGTGGCCGTTTTGGTGGCCGTTTTGGTGACGGAGTACCAGCTGGCTACGGGGGCGCCGTCCTCATAGCGGCCCAGCCAGGTGTCGACGAAGACCGGCAGCGGCTGGTGCTCGGGGTCGTGCCCCGGCAGCTGGGCGCGCAGCACGCGGCGAGCGGCGGCGCGGCGTTCGGCCTTGGGGATGAAATCGAGTCCACCGCCCGAGCTCGGGACGGGGTTCCCGCGTCGGCGGGACGGCAGCTTCGCGCGCACCCCCTCGGCCGGCACCAGCACGCGCGCGTCGACCTTCCGGTCCTCGAACGGGACGTGCTCGTTGATCCCCGCCGCGATGACCTTGAGCAGCCGGTTGATGTGCAGCAGCACTGAGGGCAGGGCGCGCAGCCGGTAGGCCTCGCCACCGAACTCCCGGTAGATCCGCAGGCCAGAGCTGCGGTGTTCGACCTCTTCGGTGAAGTGCCACAGGAACAGCGACGCGACCCGGTCGTCGCCGGGCGCGAACAGCCGGTCCTCGTGGTCGAGGAACAGCTTGAACGTCGGGGTGAAGGCCGACTCCAGGTCGGCGATGTACGCGAGGTGGAACTTCAGCGGCTTCGACGCGAGCAGCTCGTCGTAGAGCGCCATCGCGGCGTCGACGGTGTCCTGGAGCCCCGGGTAGGTCCGGGTCAGCGCCCGCATGTGCTGGCGGTGGGCCCGGGCGTGCTGCGCCTCCTGGCGCAGGAACGCGTCCGCCTCGGCGGCGACGCCGGCGTCGGTGAGCAGCGGGATCGCCTCCTTCACCGCGGCGACGATGTACTTCTCGAACGCGATCGCGATGATGCCCGTCGCGTTGGCGCTCATCGAGAACTCGGGGTTCTCCGGGTTCCACAGGAACGGGACGTCACCGTCGAAGTCGAAGGGCACCCGCCGCACCTGCAAGGTCGTCATCGGATCTCCCGCGGTGATCGACGAAATAACATACAAGATCGCAAAATGTGTATGTATGCGGCCAGTCGTAGGATGCTCGGCCGGTCCGGCTGGGTCAAGAGATGGCCCGCCGGCGCGCGCGGCCGCGCCGGCCTGGGCCGCAATTCAGTACCCGTCGGTATCAGATACCCGTCGGTATCGTAGGGTGGCGGCGTGGGTGATCCAGGAACGGACCCGGCCGGGTCAGGGGGAGCCGCGTCGGTTGGGCCGGCTCCGGTGGTCGACCCGGCGGGGCCGATGCCTCGCCTACCGCGGGCCGAGGTTCGGCGGCGCCTGCTCGCGGCGGCGGCGAGCGTGTTCGCCGAGCGGGGCTACGGCGAAAGCCGGCTCGACGACGTCGCGCGTGCGGCCGGTTTCACCAAAGGGGCCGTCTACTCGAACTTCGGGTCGAAACAGCAGCTGTTCGCGGAGCTCGTCGGCGCGCACATGGCTGAGCAGGCGGCGGCCGTGCACGGCGGCGTCACCTCGGCGACCGACCCCGGCGACCCCGACGACCCCGACGGCGCCGACCGGGACCGGGTGCAGGCCCGTGGCATCGAGCTCATGGGCGACTACCTGGTCAGCGACGACCGAGGCCAGCGCCTGATGGTCGAGTTCGCCGCGCAGGCCAGCCGCGATCCCCGGATCCAGGCGGCCTGGGCGCCCCATCGGCGCGCGCACCAGGAGGCTGTCGTCGCCCTGCTGGACGAGCGGATTCAGGCTCTCGGCGCGTCAGCCGTCGTCGATCTCGACACGCTCGCGCTCATCATGATCGCCCTGCGCAACGGTCTGGCGCTCGAGCGGGCGGCCGCGCCGGACCAGGTGGACCGGCCGGCCATCGAGCGCGCCGTCGCCGCCGTGCTGACCAGCCTCATCCCGCCGACCGACACTCGGCCGACCGACACTCGGCCGACCGACATCCCGCCGACCACCGTGACCACGACGAGCGCGGTTCCGCGACCGGGAGGCAAGCCGTGACCATCGACCGGGCCTACGACCTGAATCCGGACACGTTCCAGGCGATGGCGCAACATGACGTGTTCGCTCGGCTGCGCGCCCAGGACCCGGTGCACTGGACCGTCGACGCGGACGGCAAGGGGTTCTGGTCGCTGACCAGGCACGCGGACGTGCAGCTGGCCAACCGTGACGTCGACACCTTCACCGTGACCCGCGGCTTCACGCTCATCGACGTCGACGCCGACCCGTTCCAGGGCGCGATGATGCTCGAGATGCTCCCCGGCCTCGGCCCCGAGCGGCATGCCCGGCACCGCCGCATCGTCAGCCGCGGCTTCACCCCGCGGGTCCTGGGCCTGCTGGAGGATCACCTGAGGCTCAAGGCACGGCTGATCGTGGACAACGTGATCGCGCGGGGCCGGGCCGACTTCGTCGACGACATCGCCGCCGAGCTGCCACTCCAGGCCATCTGCGAGCTCGTCGGCGTGCCCGAGCAGGACCGGCGCAGGATGTTCGCCTGGGGAAACGCCATGACCGGCATCGACGACCCCAACGTCGGTGACCGGGACGCGGGGATGCGGGCGGCCGCCGGGCTCATCGGCTACGGGCAGGCCCTGCGCGCGGATCGGCTGCGCCACCCCGCGGACGACATCGTCACCCGGCTGACCCAGGCCGCCACCGCGCGGGACGGCCTGACCGACGCCGAGTTCGGGATGTTCTTCATCCTGCTGATCGTCGCGGGCAACGAGACGACCCGCAACGCGACCGCGCACGGGATGCGCGCACTGCTGGAGAACCCCGAGCAGCTCGCGAAGCTGCGCGCGGACCACAGCAGGGAACGCATGGCGAGCGCCGTCGAGGAGATCCTGCGGTGGTCCAGCCCGATCCAGTACTTCCGCCGGACGGCGACCCGGGACGTCGAGCTACGCGGCCGGACGATCCGCGCCGGCGACTGGGTCGTGCTGTGGTACCCCTCGGCCAACCGCGACGAGGAGGTCTTCCCCGATCCGCACACGTTCGACGTCGACCGCATCCCCAACGACCACGTGACGTTCGGCGGTGGCGGCCCGCACTTCTGCCTCGGCGCGAACCTGGCCCGCCTCGAGCTGCGGCTGATCCTCACCGAGATCATCACCAGGATGCCGCACCTGCGCCTCGACGGGCCGGTCGAGCTGCTCCGGTCGAACTTCGTCAGCGGTGTCACCCACATGCCCGTCCGGTGGGACGAGCCCCGACCGGGCACCGGCACCTGACGACGGCGGGTCGCCGGTCACCCTCGCGTGAAGGGCCGCCCGCCGGCGGAGCAGACTTGTCCGACCAGGCACCCGGCGCGCTGAGCGGGTCTTTTGGTGCGCTGTAGATCTAGACTGTGTAACGCAGCATGTGCCACGTCGCAGGGGGAGTGGGTCAGGTATGACCGCGCCAGGGCAGCCCGCCGGTAGCTACGGATACGTCAACCCCACGCCGGGGCAGATCCCGGCGCCGACCGCGCCGAGCGGGCCGACGCAGGCCGGCCCGCCCGGCCAGCCGCCGCGCAGCCAGCCGCCCGGCAAGCAGCGCCGCGGCCAGGGCGGGGTCAGCTGGGTGGTCTACGCGGCCACCGTCCTGATCCTGATCGTGGCGATCCTCGTGGTGCTGTTCGTCGCGAAGAACGGCCAGACCGTCCCGATCTGGCTGTTCGGGAGCCGCAAGTACATGTCGGTCGCCGCGGCGCTGACGATCGCGTCCGGCGCCGGCCTCGTCGTCGGGCTCCTGATCGGCGTCATCGCCCAGATCCCGTTGCGGCGCAGGCTGAGGTCCGCCAAGCGTCGGCTCGAGGGCTGACGGCCCGGCCGGCCTGGCTCGGCCCCGGCAGGCGCCGGCCCGGCCGGACGCGCCGGGTGAGACGTTGGCCGCGCTGCGTCTCGCGGCGCCGGTCGCTTGGATATCGTCCGGCGGGTGACGGCCTATCGCACCGAGATCCCGCCTGACGCGGTCGCGCCGACCCGCCACCCGGACGCGCCGGCGCCCGGCTTCGTGCTCCCGACGCACTACGCGAACTGTTTCGGCTGCGGGCCGGGCCAGCCGCACGGCCTGCACATGCGGATCGTCGTCGGCGAGGGCTGCGACCTCACCGCGACGTTCGACGTCACCGAGGACCACCAGGGCGCGCCCGGTCTCGCGCACGGCGGGCTGCTGGCGTCCGCGCTCGACGAGATCCTCGGGATGCTCGGCCACCTGACCCGGATGAGCTGCGTCACCGCCCGGCTGGAGACCGACTTCCGCCGGCCGGTGCCCGTCGGCACCCGGCTGTACCTGACCTCCCGGGCCGACGCGGTCGCCGGCCGCAAGCTGTACGCCAGCGGGCAGGGGCATCTGGACGCGCCGGACGGGCCGGTCGCCGTGCGGGCCCGGGCGCTGTTCGTCCAGGTCGGCCTGGAGCACTTCACCGAGAACGGGCGCGCCGCCGAGATCGACGCGATCGGCCGCGACCCGAGCCTGATCACCCACATCGGCGACTACACCGTCAACCCCTGAGCCGCCCGCGGCATCCGCGACCGGCGCCGCGCGGGGCTCAGTCACCGCTGGCTCACGGACCGGCGGGTTCGCTGACCGGCGGGTTCACTGACCGGCGGGTTCACTGACCGGCCGGTTCAGTGGCCGCGGGCCACCCAGGCGTCGTAGTCGCGGGCCTCGGCGCCGATCCAGGTGTCGTCGCCGTGGCCGGGGTGCACGATCGTGTCGGCGGGCAGGGTGAACAGCCGCTCGCGGATCGACGTCAGGATCGTCGGGAAGTCCGA is a genomic window of Pseudofrankia inefficax containing:
- a CDS encoding metal-dependent hydrolase, whose translation is MTTLQVRRVPFDFDGDVPFLWNPENPEFSMSANATGIIAIAFEKYIVAAVKEAIPLLTDAGVAAEADAFLRQEAQHARAHRQHMRALTRTYPGLQDTVDAAMALYDELLASKPLKFHLAYIADLESAFTPTFKLFLDHEDRLFAPGDDRVASLFLWHFTEEVEHRSSGLRIYREFGGEAYRLRALPSVLLHINRLLKVIAAGINEHVPFEDRKVDARVLVPAEGVRAKLPSRRRGNPVPSSGGGLDFIPKAERRAAARRVLRAQLPGHDPEHQPLPVFVDTWLGRYEDGAPVASWYSVTKTATKTATKTD
- a CDS encoding TetR/AcrR family transcriptional regulator produces the protein MGDPGTDPAGSGGAASVGPAPVVDPAGPMPRLPRAEVRRRLLAAAASVFAERGYGESRLDDVARAAGFTKGAVYSNFGSKQQLFAELVGAHMAEQAAAVHGGVTSATDPGDPDDPDGADRDRVQARGIELMGDYLVSDDRGQRLMVEFAAQASRDPRIQAAWAPHRRAHQEAVVALLDERIQALGASAVVDLDTLALIMIALRNGLALERAAAPDQVDRPAIERAVAAVLTSLIPPTDTRPTDTRPTDIPPTTVTTTSAVPRPGGKP
- a CDS encoding cytochrome P450 produces the protein MTIDRAYDLNPDTFQAMAQHDVFARLRAQDPVHWTVDADGKGFWSLTRHADVQLANRDVDTFTVTRGFTLIDVDADPFQGAMMLEMLPGLGPERHARHRRIVSRGFTPRVLGLLEDHLRLKARLIVDNVIARGRADFVDDIAAELPLQAICELVGVPEQDRRRMFAWGNAMTGIDDPNVGDRDAGMRAAAGLIGYGQALRADRLRHPADDIVTRLTQAATARDGLTDAEFGMFFILLIVAGNETTRNATAHGMRALLENPEQLAKLRADHSRERMASAVEEILRWSSPIQYFRRTATRDVELRGRTIRAGDWVVLWYPSANRDEEVFPDPHTFDVDRIPNDHVTFGGGGPHFCLGANLARLELRLILTEIITRMPHLRLDGPVELLRSNFVSGVTHMPVRWDEPRPGTGT
- a CDS encoding lipopolysaccharide assembly protein LapA domain-containing protein, coding for MTAPGQPAGSYGYVNPTPGQIPAPTAPSGPTQAGPPGQPPRSQPPGKQRRGQGGVSWVVYAATVLILIVAILVVLFVAKNGQTVPIWLFGSRKYMSVAAALTIASGAGLVVGLLIGVIAQIPLRRRLRSAKRRLEG
- a CDS encoding PaaI family thioesterase, producing MTAYRTEIPPDAVAPTRHPDAPAPGFVLPTHYANCFGCGPGQPHGLHMRIVVGEGCDLTATFDVTEDHQGAPGLAHGGLLASALDEILGMLGHLTRMSCVTARLETDFRRPVPVGTRLYLTSRADAVAGRKLYASGQGHLDAPDGPVAVRARALFVQVGLEHFTENGRAAEIDAIGRDPSLITHIGDYTVNP